GTCGACGGATCGTCCCACGAGAGCGGCAGATGCACGATCCGGTTCGGCACGCGCATCTCGTCCACCGCGGGCAGTTCGCGCTCGGCTTGCTGCAGATGCGCGAGCAAGGTGTCGTGCGAGAGCACGCGGTGATCGAAATGCACCTGCAGCGAACGGATGCCCGGCGTCAGATCGATGATGCCCGGCAGCCGGTGCGCGTCGAGCCAGTTCATCAACGCATGCACGCGAAAGCGCAGGTTCAGGTCGAGCACGAGCGGCCCGTATTCGATCAGCACGTTCTGGTCGCCGGAGCGGCGGTACACCACGCCGGTGCCCTCGCCGGCCGCGGGATCGCGATAGAGGATGCAATCGTGGCCCTCGTCGCCGGCTTGAGCCACATGCTCCGGCGCGGCAAGCGCGGCTTTGACCGGCATGCGTTCGAAGCGCACCGTATCGCCGGGGCGCAGTTGCCCGAGCTTCCACAACTCTTCGCCGACCACCGTGACCGGGCACACGAAACCGCCCAGACTCGGACCGTCAGGGCCGAGAATTACCGGCATGTCGCCGGTGAAATCCACCGCGCCGACCGCATACGCGTTGTCGTGAATGTTCGACGGATGCAGCCCCGCCTCGCCGCCATCGGTGCGGGCCCATTGCGGCTTCGGACCGATCAGGCGCACGCCCGTGCGGCTGGAGTTGTAATGCACTGTCCAGCGCGTGCCGTAGAGCATCGCGATGTCGTCGGGCGTAAAGAAGTCGGGCGCGCCGTGCGGGCCGTCGAGCACGCCGAGGGTCCAGTCGTGCGTCATGACCGGCACGCGCGCCGCGTCCAGTTGCGCGCCCGCTTCGCCGCGGCCCGCGCCGTCCGCGAGATGCAGCACGTCGCCCTTGCGCAGCGCACGGCCCGCATGGCCGCCGAACTGGCCGAGCGTGAAGGTCGCCTTGCTGCCCAGATAGTCCGGCACTTGCAGGCCGCCCTTCAGCGCGAGACAGGAGCGCATGCCGGCCCCCGTCACGCCGCCGAGCTTGAGCACGGAACCGGCCGGCGCGCGCGTGACCTGCCAGAGCGCGACCGGCGCGCCGTCCAGCGTGGCGGCGAGCGGCGCGCCGCCCAGCACGAACAGCGTCGCGGTATTGAAGCGCAGCGTGGCGCCGACCATCGCGCATTCGAGCCCGGCGGCGTCGGCGGGATTGCCGAGCAGTTCGTTGGCGAGGCTGAACGACAGATCGTCCATCGGACCCGACGGCGGCACGCCGATGTCCCAATAGCCGGTGCGCCCGGGCGTTTGCTGCACGGTGGTTTGCACGCCGCCGTCGAGCACGTCGATGGTATGCGGCGCGAACACGAAGCGCGACAGGAAGCCGGTGGTCTGCTCGCCGCGTGCGAACGTCGCCGAGCCGGCAATGGCGCGCAGATAGTCCAGATTGGTCTCGATGCCGTAGAGCTGCGTCTGCTCCAGCGCGGCGCGCAGTGCCGCGAGCGCGGCCTCGCGCGTCTCGCCTTTGACGATGAGTTTCGCCAGCAACGGATCGTAGAACGCGCTGACCTCCGTGCCCGCGTCGACCCAGGTGTCGACCCGCGCCGCCGTGGCGAACGCGACATGCGTCAGCACACCCGCGCTCGGCTGAAACTGCTTGTGCGGGTCCTCCGCATAGAGACGCACCTGGATGCTCGCGCCTTGCGGCACCGGCGCAAGCGTGTCGAGCGGCGCGAGTTCGCCCTCGGCTTCGCGAATCATCCACTCCACCAGGTCGATACCCGTGACCTCTTCCGTCACGCAATGCTCGACCTGCAACCGCGTATTCACTTCGAGAAAATAGAAATGGCGCGTGTCGGCATCGAAGACGAACTCGACGGTGCCCGCCGACCTGTACTTCACCGCTTGAGCGAGACGCACGGCGCTCGCATGCAGCGCGCTTCGTTCCGCCTGCGTCAATCCGGGTGCGGGCGTTTCTTCGATCACCTTCTGGTTGCGCCGTTGCACCGAGCAGTCGCGCTCGCCCAAGGCGATCACGCCGCCGCGGCCGTCGCCGAAAATCTGCACTTCGATATGACGCGCGTTCTCGACGAACTTTTCGAGGTAGACGCCGGCGTTGGCAAAGTTGGCTTCGCCGAGCCGCGCGACCGACGCGAACACGCTCGCGAGCTGCGCGGCATCGCGACACAGCGACATGCCGATACCGCCGCCGCCCGCGGTGCTTTTCAGCATCACGGGATAGCCGATCGACTCCGCCTCGCGCAACGCCGCGCTCGCGTCCGGCAGCAAGCCGGTGCCCGGCAGCAACGCCACGTGATTGGCTTTCGCGAGTTCACGCGCCGTGTGCTTCAAGCCGAACTCACGCATCTGCGCCGGGGTCGGGCCGATGAAGCGGATCCCCGCGTCGTCGCAGGCCTGCGCGAAAGCGGCGTTCTCGGACAGAAAACCGT
Above is a genomic segment from Paraburkholderia aromaticivorans containing:
- the uca gene encoding urea carboxylase → MRLRKVLIANRGEIACRVIRTLKRLGIASVAVYSEADRHAMHVMLADEAVCIGPALAAQSYLNSAAILEAARARGADAVHPGYGFLSENAAFAQACDDAGIRFIGPTPAQMREFGLKHTARELAKANHVALLPGTGLLPDASAALREAESIGYPVMLKSTAGGGGIGMSLCRDAAQLASVFASVARLGEANFANAGVYLEKFVENARHIEVQIFGDGRGGVIALGERDCSVQRRNQKVIEETPAPGLTQAERSALHASAVRLAQAVKYRSAGTVEFVFDADTRHFYFLEVNTRLQVEHCVTEEVTGIDLVEWMIREAEGELAPLDTLAPVPQGASIQVRLYAEDPHKQFQPSAGVLTHVAFATAARVDTWVDAGTEVSAFYDPLLAKLIVKGETREAALAALRAALEQTQLYGIETNLDYLRAIAGSATFARGEQTTGFLSRFVFAPHTIDVLDGGVQTTVQQTPGRTGYWDIGVPPSGPMDDLSFSLANELLGNPADAAGLECAMVGATLRFNTATLFVLGGAPLAATLDGAPVALWQVTRAPAGSVLKLGGVTGAGMRSCLALKGGLQVPDYLGSKATFTLGQFGGHAGRALRKGDVLHLADGAGRGEAGAQLDAARVPVMTHDWTLGVLDGPHGAPDFFTPDDIAMLYGTRWTVHYNSSRTGVRLIGPKPQWARTDGGEAGLHPSNIHDNAYAVGAVDFTGDMPVILGPDGPSLGGFVCPVTVVGEELWKLGQLRPGDTVRFERMPVKAALAAPEHVAQAGDEGHDCILYRDPAAGEGTGVVYRRSGDQNVLIEYGPLVLDLNLRFRVHALMNWLDAHRLPGIIDLTPGIRSLQVHFDHRVLSHDTLLAHLQQAERELPAVDEMRVPNRIVHLPLSWDDPSTRIAIERYMQSVRPDAPWCPSNIEFIRRINGLNSIDDVKRIVFDARYLVMGLGDVYLGAPVATPLDPRHRLVTTKYNPARTWTPENAVGIGGAYLCVYGMEGPGGYQFVGRTVQMWNRYRTTREFEAGKPWLLRFFDEIRFYEVSEAELAELRTDFIAGRASLKIEESVFDLGAYNRFLKDEAESIAAFKSAQQAAFDAERERWNAAGHAEYVGETDGDAAAGATANDALAAGQQGIVADVSGSVWKLLVSQGERVSDGQVVAIVESMKMEISVTASGDGVIEAIDCAEGSAVVAGQRLMVMRAGIAADAAEEATCK